A stretch of DNA from Thermus sp. LT1-2-5:
CAGCGGCTTGACAGCAATGATGGCGAAGCTTAAGATGCTAGCGAAATAACCCTAGGGGGTGATGGGCATGGCCACCCTGACCATCCGCAACCTGGACGAGGCCACCAAGCGGGCCCTGCGGCTTCGGGCGGCCCTCCATGGGGTTTCCATGGAGGAGGAAGCCCGGCGCATCCTCCGGGCCGTTCTCCTGGGCACTCCCTTTCCCCAAGGGCTCGGCACCCACCTGCGCCAGCGGTTCCAAGGTGTGGCCGACGAGACCTTCCAAGTGCCCCCCCGCCGGAGACCTCGCAAACCGCCCCAGCTAGCGTAAGCGCCCATGATCCTCCTGGACACCAACGTGCTCTCGGAGTTTATCCGGCCCCAGCCATCGGAGCGGGTGGTGGCTTGGCTAGACCGGCAAAGCCCCGAGAGGGTTTGGGTGTCTGCCATCAGCCGCGCTGAGATGGAGCTCGGGTTGGCCCTAATGCCGGAGGGTAAACGGAAAAGGGCATTGAGGGAGGCCATCCGGGCCATGTTTGAGGAGGACTTCGCCGGCCGGTGCCTTCCCTTTGACGAGGCGGCCGCCGTCCACTACGGGGGCATCGTGGCGGCCCGGCAACGGAAGGGCAGGCCCATCAGCGTGGAGGATGCCCAGATCGCCGCCATCGCCTTGGCCCACCGGATGACGCTGGCCACGCGAAACGTCGCCGACTTCTCGGGAATCCCGGGCCTGCGCCTGGTCAACCCCTGGGAGGCCTGAGGAGGGGAGATCGGACCTGACCGGTATACGCCCTTTGGGGAAGACATCGCCACATGCCCCTGCGGGAGGTTTTGGGCCAAGTCCCCAACCTTACGAGGTAAGCACCTCTCATATAGGCGTTTTCGCTCCCCCTATACACTCCCTGCCCCTGTCCAACGAACACCGTGACCGGAACCTTCGCAAGGTTGCTGGTCAGTACGGTATCCGTGCCAAATACGCACTCCTGCACTCCCACAGACCCAGGCCCCGGTTCGACCAGGTTTACCATGGGTGGCACAGAATGAGTCACTGAACTATCTAAAAGCTACTGTGTCCCTGGTAAGGGCCTGTAAAAGGGAGGAAAGCGATGGAGTGTAAACTTCTGGGCAATACTCGTTATTGGTTGATACCCACGTGCGTGGGGACTACGTTCGTATGGGCGACCGTTGTGGAGGGTTGTACGGTCCATCCCCACGTGCGTGGGGACTACTTAGCCGCCCTGTCCCGCATGGGCTACAAAGACGGTCCATCCCCACGTGCGTGGGGACTACGGTGAGGCAGTTTCTGCCTCTTATATTGAGGCCGGTCCATCCCCACGTGCGTGGGGACTACTAGGGGGGGGCTCACCATGAGCCCCCCCTAGCCGGTCCATCCCCACGTGCGTGGGGACTACATTGAGGGACCCGCCGGTGAAATGGCCCGCATCGGTCCATCCCCACGTGCGTGGGGACTACGGCCAGGGCCTGATGGGAGAAATGTTTGTGGACGGTCCATCCCCACGTGCGTGGGGACTACCGGCGCCCAAGGGTCCCTAGCCATCACGCCCCCGGTCCATCCCCACGTGCGTGGGGACTACTATAGCTAGTCTGCAGACTGGGTAGGGGGGGGCGGTCCATCCCCACGTGCGTGGGGACTACGGGGGGCCATTAGTAGCCGTAGGGGTGGTGAGCGGTCCATCCCCACGTGCGTGGGGACTACGGTTAGGGCTAGCGGGGTTTGGGGGTCCGGTTCGGTCCATCCCCACGTGCGTGGGGACTACCTCATATTTGCGAGGTCCTCCACGGAGCGAACCGGTCCATCCCCACGTGCGTGGGGACTACGGGGGCGACAATCTCCCACGTGCCGTACTTCGTCGGTCCATCCCCACGTGCGTGGGGACTACAGTTCACTACCCCGCATATTGCCCACGGTATCCGGTCCATCCCCACGTGCGTGGGGACTACGACCGCCCATGAATGGCCTACCCTCGAGGAGGCGGTCCATCCCCACGTGCGTGGGGACTACGCGGATAATGGGCTCAAACCTCTTCAGACCCTCGGTCCATCCCCACGTGCGTGGGGACTACACATGGCCTAGACGGCAAAAATTCCTGCTCCCCCCCTGCTAAGTATCTAAAGTGGACTTAATGCAAGAAGGGCTATTGGAAGTAGGCTTTCAAGATCCCCACTAGGCCCCTTTCTTATGCGCAGCCAAGCGACCCAAGGCCTAGTTGGGTTTATAATACCACGCTTGCAAGCCCCTCTGGGTTTAGACTTGCTAAGAGATGGCGAACCTGCCCAAAGCTGCTCGCCTATTGCAACTAATTGAGAGGCTTAGTCTCAGGCCGCATCGGGTGAGTGAACTGGCGCGCCAGTTCGGCATAAGCGAGCGTACAGTAGAAAGGGACCTCGAGGCCCTTGTCCTCCAAGGCTATCCCCTGGAGCGGGTGAGCCGTGGCCTGTACCGGATCCCAGACCGTCCTCCGCCCCTCCACCCTGTGGAGGCTTTGGCCCTCTTCGCCGCTGGCCGCTTGCTGTACCACCAGGCTCCGACTCGGCAATACGGGGCGGCCCTGGAAAAACTGGCCCGTATGCTCCCCGAACCCCTGCGGGACCTCCTCCTTCGGAGCACGCAAGGCTTGGCCGAGCGCAGGGGCGATAGCCGGAACCTGGAAATGGTGGCGCGAGCCCTTCTAGAGCGAAGGGTGCTAGCTTTTGAGTACCGATCTGGTGGGTCGAAGAACTGGCGGCCCAAGGAGCTATTGGTGTACTTTCTGGAAGCAAACCGAACCAACCTGGGGCTTTACGCCGTGGGGTACGAGCGTAGCTACCACCGTTCCGTCCTCACTTTCAAGCTTTCCCGCATGCGCAACGCCCGGCTTCTAGACGAGGACTACGAGCTTCCCAAGGACTTTGACCCCAACCAATACTTCCGCCAAGCCTGGGGCGTGGTGGGGGTGCGTCAAGAAGCTGTGGACATCCGCCTTCGCTTCGCTCCCGAGGCGGCGTGGCGGGTATTGGAGGGGGATTACCCAGGCCTGGAAATTGAGCGGGAACTGCCCGATGGTGGGCTCCTGGCCCGCCTAAAAGCCGCCCCTTTTAAAGGGGGCGTGCCGTGGGAGGCCCTAGCCTGGATCCAAAGTTTTGGCCCTCGAGTGGAAGTATTGGCCCCGGAGGAGCTTCGCGCGCTTTGGTTAGAGGAAGCCCGGAGGGTTCTGGAGAAGGCGTCATCTCCTGTCGCCTTTACGGGGTAAAAGGGGGGCGGTGCGAGTGAACATTACCGAGGCCGCCCGTGTACTTTGGGCCAAGAGCGGAGATCCATTTCACCCCCTCTTGGCGCACATGCTGGATAGCGCTGCCGTGGCGCAGGCCATCCTCTTTCGCGAGCCCACTCGGTCCCTGGCCCTTTACGCTTTGGACTCTGGCCTGAGCTGGGAGGACGCGATAAAGTGGGTTGCCTTTCTGGTGGGCCTTCACGACCTCGGCAAAGCCAGCCCGGTTTTCCAAGCCGCCTGGAAAGAGGGGGCGGAAAGGGTTAGGAACGCCGGGCTCACCTGGGACAAAATCGTTGAGGATGACGACTCGTGGGTAGCGCACGGCGTCCTTACCGAGCTTTACGTTAAAGACGCTTTGCGGGCCCTGGGGTTAGGACGTAGGGCCGCTTCCCGCTTGGCAAGGGCCCTAGGGGCCCACCACGGGTTTTCCGCCCAGGGCAGCGAGCTTCAGCGGGCAACCCTTCATGTCCAGAGCGAGCCCCATGGGTGGCGGGAGGTGCGGGCTTGGTTGGTGGAGCGCCTGCGCCAAGCCACGGGAGCCCCAGTACCCCCCCTTCAGGAAGTTTCCCCGGAAGCGGTGCTTCGGGTTATGGCCCTGGCCTCCTTTGCTGACTGGATCGCTTCCGACCCGAGCTTCTTTCCTTACGGGCGCGACCCTCTTAGGCCAGAGTACCTGGAGGAAGCCCTGGCCTTAGCAGAGAAGGCTTTGGATCGGGTGGGCTGGCGCAAACGCGAGCCCCAGCCCCTGAGGGAGTTTTCCCAAATCTTTCCCTTTCCCCCT
This window harbors:
- a CDS encoding plasmid stabilization protein, whose protein sequence is MATLTIRNLDEATKRALRLRAALHGVSMEEEARRILRAVLLGTPFPQGLGTHLRQRFQGVADETFQVPPRRRPRKPPQLA
- a CDS encoding type II toxin-antitoxin system VapC family toxin; this encodes MILLDTNVLSEFIRPQPSERVVAWLDRQSPERVWVSAISRAEMELGLALMPEGKRKRALREAIRAMFEEDFAGRCLPFDEAAAVHYGGIVAARQRKGRPISVEDAQIAAIALAHRMTLATRNVADFSGIPGLRLVNPWEA
- a CDS encoding WYL domain-containing protein — encoded protein: MANLPKAARLLQLIERLSLRPHRVSELARQFGISERTVERDLEALVLQGYPLERVSRGLYRIPDRPPPLHPVEALALFAAGRLLYHQAPTRQYGAALEKLARMLPEPLRDLLLRSTQGLAERRGDSRNLEMVARALLERRVLAFEYRSGGSKNWRPKELLVYFLEANRTNLGLYAVGYERSYHRSVLTFKLSRMRNARLLDEDYELPKDFDPNQYFRQAWGVVGVRQEAVDIRLRFAPEAAWRVLEGDYPGLEIERELPDGGLLARLKAAPFKGGVPWEALAWIQSFGPRVEVLAPEELRALWLEEARRVLEKASSPVAFTG